The following coding sequences are from one Fimbriimonadia bacterium window:
- a CDS encoding molybdenum cofactor guanylyltransferase produces MYLEAALLTGGASRRMGRDKATLEIAGLPLAETIASRILAVGVPLTVLGPEAIPGCTLQQDATPHEGPLVALSRFRPRAEFVFVCSCDLPLLDARIIEVLSDLIEERDAAIPLSQGRLQPLCALYRAQALAGLPEWLRQGSRRVMEWIECLHYIRVPEEVLESRGLSRYCVRSANTPEELELLLSPKAARLEPEA; encoded by the coding sequence GTGTACCTGGAAGCCGCCTTGCTCACCGGTGGAGCGAGCCGACGCATGGGGCGCGACAAGGCGACGCTCGAAATCGCCGGGCTCCCGCTGGCCGAAACCATCGCGTCGCGAATCCTGGCCGTCGGCGTACCCCTGACAGTGCTCGGTCCAGAGGCCATCCCTGGCTGCACTCTGCAGCAGGATGCGACCCCGCATGAAGGTCCGCTGGTTGCCCTGAGCAGATTCCGCCCTCGTGCGGAGTTCGTGTTCGTCTGTTCGTGCGATCTGCCGCTCTTGGATGCTCGAATCATCGAGGTCCTATCGGACCTCATCGAGGAGAGGGACGCCGCCATCCCGCTGAGCCAGGGTCGGCTTCAGCCGCTCTGCGCGCTCTACCGGGCCCAAGCGCTCGCTGGCTTGCCAGAGTGGCTGCGGCAGGGAAGCCGACGTGTGATGGAGTGGATCGAATGCCTCCACTACATCAGAGTGCCCGAGGAGGTTCTGGAGTCGCGAGGATTGTCGCGCTATTGCGTGCGCAGCGCGAACACTCCGGAAGAGCTAGAGCTTCTCCTCAGCCCAAAAGCAGCTCGTCTAGAGCCTGAGGCTTGA
- a CDS encoding Crp/Fnr family transcriptional regulator has translation MGASQQTGRHEVEQVPDRPSNLAVIEACSLFNALMPEERRTLADASYVAYAERGEFIWVAGASSHFAAVVGTGFIKMTRTTPQGSEVAVELLGPGQAAGLLSAIEGRVYPLSAVAVTDVWYLKVPVPALLEVYRESAGLRDQVLRSLAPRLRKAHDMMARMSTCKVEHRIAAVLIILMLSYGEKIPEGTRLTVPLTRADLAEMAGTTVETAIRVMSRWQKEGVVSTDHQVITILKPQALDELLLG, from the coding sequence ATGGGAGCGAGTCAACAGACCGGACGACATGAAGTCGAGCAAGTGCCGGACCGCCCGAGCAATCTAGCGGTCATCGAGGCCTGCTCGCTGTTCAACGCCCTCATGCCAGAAGAACGACGCACGCTGGCTGATGCCTCGTACGTGGCGTATGCGGAGCGAGGGGAGTTCATCTGGGTAGCAGGTGCATCGTCCCACTTCGCCGCAGTGGTCGGCACGGGCTTCATCAAGATGACGCGGACCACGCCGCAGGGCAGCGAGGTGGCCGTGGAACTGCTCGGACCCGGGCAAGCCGCAGGGCTTCTCAGTGCCATCGAGGGCAGGGTGTATCCTCTCAGTGCGGTCGCGGTGACCGACGTCTGGTACCTCAAGGTCCCGGTGCCTGCCTTGTTGGAGGTGTATCGCGAAAGCGCCGGCTTGCGCGATCAGGTGCTGCGTTCACTGGCCCCGCGGCTACGCAAGGCACACGACATGATGGCCCGAATGTCCACCTGCAAGGTCGAGCACCGCATCGCCGCAGTGCTGATCATCTTGATGCTTTCCTACGGCGAGAAGATCCCCGAGGGCACGCGGCTGACCGTCCCTCTCACCCGGGCCGACCTGGCGGAGATGGCAGGCACCACGGTGGAGACCGCTATTCGAGTGATGAGCCGTTGGCAGAAGGAGGGTGTAGTCTCCACCGACCACCAAGTCATCACGATTCTCAAGCCTCAGGCTCTAGACGAGCTGCTTTTGGGCTGA
- a CDS encoding NarK/NasA family nitrate transporter, whose amino-acid sequence MPESNLSRDRLAPAGAPPVPESPEAIARRNRVLWLSFSGFTLLFGAWTMFGVLGVPIRQELGLSDEQLAWLSAVAILNGAVWRLALGILSDRLGGRNVFLGTFLFAGIASFVVGRAASYTELMLGAFLVGVAGNSFAVGSAWCAAWFPKEKQGFAMGLFGAGNVGASITKFIGPGLMALVPMPLLGGLIPGGWRFIPFLYSVLIAIMVALMWWLSPRPDRRPSANRPLGDMLRPLREVRVWRFSLYYTVVFGAYVAMSVWLPKYYVDVYGLPLSTAALLTTPFILASSLLRPFGGYLSDRFGPRSVTYVVFTSCLLASAVLFLPLGLYPFAAMVLVIGIAQGIGKASTIKYIPEYYPKDVGAVVGLVGALAALGGFIMPPLFAYLARWGGSPQSMFWVIFAVTAVSLIWLHAVVRSLKRAEANLGIHVMDAQPSPAPAAAE is encoded by the coding sequence ATGCCTGAGTCGAATCTATCCCGTGACCGCCTAGCCCCCGCTGGAGCGCCACCCGTGCCGGAGTCCCCCGAAGCGATCGCTCGGCGGAACCGTGTGCTGTGGCTATCCTTCTCGGGTTTCACCCTCCTCTTCGGCGCTTGGACGATGTTCGGTGTGTTGGGTGTACCCATCCGGCAAGAGCTGGGCTTGTCCGACGAGCAACTGGCGTGGCTCTCAGCGGTGGCGATCCTGAATGGTGCCGTGTGGCGGCTCGCACTCGGCATCCTCTCCGACCGCCTCGGGGGTAGAAATGTGTTCCTCGGTACGTTCCTGTTCGCCGGGATTGCCTCCTTCGTGGTTGGCAGGGCTGCCTCTTACACCGAGCTGATGCTCGGTGCGTTTCTCGTCGGCGTTGCAGGCAACAGCTTCGCCGTCGGGTCGGCGTGGTGCGCCGCATGGTTCCCGAAGGAGAAGCAAGGGTTCGCGATGGGCCTCTTCGGCGCGGGCAACGTCGGCGCGTCTATCACCAAGTTCATCGGTCCAGGGCTGATGGCGCTCGTTCCGATGCCGCTGCTCGGCGGGCTCATTCCCGGGGGGTGGCGCTTTATCCCATTCCTGTACAGCGTGCTTATCGCCATCATGGTCGCCCTCATGTGGTGGTTGAGCCCGCGCCCGGATAGGCGCCCTTCGGCGAATCGCCCTCTCGGCGACATGCTGCGGCCCTTGCGTGAGGTGCGTGTCTGGCGCTTCAGCCTGTACTACACGGTGGTGTTCGGCGCCTACGTCGCGATGTCCGTTTGGCTGCCCAAGTACTATGTGGACGTGTACGGGCTGCCTCTCTCGACTGCGGCGCTGCTCACGACGCCGTTCATATTGGCGTCCAGCCTACTACGCCCGTTCGGTGGCTATCTCTCCGACCGCTTCGGGCCGCGCAGCGTTACCTACGTAGTGTTCACGTCTTGTCTTCTGGCATCGGCGGTGCTGTTTCTTCCCCTCGGGCTCTATCCGTTCGCCGCTATGGTCTTGGTCATCGGCATCGCCCAGGGAATCGGCAAGGCGTCCACGATCAAGTACATCCCCGAGTACTACCCGAAGGACGTAGGTGCGGTGGTCGGGTTAGTGGGAGCGCTCGCGGCCCTCGGTGGGTTCATCATGCCGCCGCTGTTCGCGTACTTAGCGCGGTGGGGCGGCTCTCCGCAGTCCATGTTCTGGGTAATCTTCGCGGTTACGGCAGTGAGCCTAATCTGGCTGCACGCGGTCGTGAGGTCGCTGAAGCGTGCGGAGGCGAACCTGGGCATCCATGTGATGGACGCTCAGCCGAGCCCCGCTCCCGCCGCAGCCGAATGA
- a CDS encoding NarK/NasA family nitrate transporter, which translates to MPQQSVAEEPQTATSPDQWNPEDPACWETGGKRLAWRTLWITTAGLIFSFSTWFMVSAIVVKLTGIGYRFDTQQLFWLNAMPGLAGGTLRIVHTFLIPIFGTRNTITVSTLLLLLPAIGWGLAVMNPDTSYGTFLLLGILAGLGGGNFSSFMPSTSLFFPKRLQGTALGIQAGIGNFGVSLAQFIIPAVIGVALVGAPQTFSAKGQTSQIWLQNAAFVWVPFIAVCTVAAWFGLRRVPVKASFREQLDIFRDKHTWFMTSLYIMTFGSFSGYAASFPLLIKNLYGGFPGGPDPLKYAFLGPLVGALVRVLFGPISDRLGGARVTMFSGIGLLVCALAISPYTAPTSLENWPKFLWLMLGLFFFSGAGNASTFKQMPMIFPPRQAGGVIGWTSAVAAYGPFVFSVLFGWIIARTGSAQAFFLGAAVFYAANLLLNYWFYTRRGAEKPC; encoded by the coding sequence ATGCCGCAACAATCTGTAGCAGAAGAGCCACAGACGGCTACCAGCCCAGACCAGTGGAACCCGGAAGATCCTGCCTGCTGGGAGACCGGAGGGAAACGCCTCGCTTGGCGCACGCTGTGGATCACGACCGCCGGGCTGATCTTTTCGTTCTCCACGTGGTTCATGGTCAGCGCCATCGTGGTGAAGCTGACCGGAATAGGCTATCGCTTCGACACGCAGCAGCTCTTCTGGCTGAACGCGATGCCCGGGCTCGCGGGCGGGACTCTGCGGATCGTGCACACGTTCCTCATCCCCATCTTCGGGACCCGCAACACGATCACGGTGTCTACGCTCCTGCTCTTGCTCCCTGCGATCGGCTGGGGTCTCGCCGTGATGAACCCCGACACCAGCTACGGGACTTTCTTGCTGTTGGGCATCCTAGCAGGGTTGGGTGGCGGCAACTTCAGCTCGTTCATGCCCAGCACCTCGTTGTTCTTCCCTAAGAGGCTCCAAGGCACAGCGCTCGGCATCCAGGCCGGCATAGGGAACTTCGGGGTGAGCTTGGCTCAGTTCATTATCCCGGCTGTTATCGGAGTAGCGCTGGTGGGTGCCCCTCAGACCTTTTCGGCGAAAGGGCAAACCTCCCAGATTTGGCTCCAGAACGCAGCGTTCGTGTGGGTCCCATTCATCGCCGTGTGCACGGTCGCGGCATGGTTCGGCCTGCGACGGGTGCCGGTTAAGGCTAGCTTCCGTGAGCAGCTAGACATCTTTCGCGACAAGCACACGTGGTTCATGACGTCGCTGTACATCATGACCTTCGGTTCGTTCAGTGGGTATGCGGCGTCGTTTCCGTTGCTGATCAAGAACCTGTACGGTGGCTTTCCGGGGGGGCCGGATCCGCTGAAATATGCGTTCCTCGGTCCCTTGGTCGGGGCTCTGGTGCGCGTGCTGTTCGGGCCAATCAGCGACCGGCTGGGTGGAGCGCGAGTCACGATGTTCAGCGGGATCGGGCTGCTCGTCTGCGCTCTGGCCATCAGCCCTTACACCGCTCCGACGTCGCTGGAGAACTGGCCAAAGTTCCTTTGGCTCATGCTGGGGTTGTTCTTCTTCAGCGGGGCGGGCAACGCGTCCACGTTCAAACAGATGCCGATGATCTTTCCGCCTAGGCAAGCGGGCGGTGTCATCGGATGGACTTCAGCGGTGGCCGCATACGGGCCGTTCGTGTTCTCCGTGCTATTCGGCTGGATCATCGCGCGCACGGGCTCCGCGCAGGCGTTCTTCCTCGGTGCTGCGGTCTTCTATGCCGCAAATCTGCTCCTGAACTACTGGTTCTACACTCGGCGCGGCGCCGAGAAGCCCTGCTAG